One Flagellimonas sp. CMM7 genomic region harbors:
- a CDS encoding bifunctional helix-turn-helix transcriptional regulator/GNAT family N-acetyltransferase, producing MNQDFLPELQHLGFTARIKRLNEKIVSSTIDHYSTLNLKIEPNWHVIFLLLKQKGRLTVTEIANALGFSHPAMIKVTRKMKNQGYLDTFKDEQDGRKTLIQLSIKGQESLPIFELEWHRIQEVLKEVVNDDFLEKLTQLEQELQKQSFKERYNRRFAPKKSHKAFTIRNAKPSEFKEIGKLMVKVYSELEGFPKANEQPQYYNTLANIGDFTRKPASELLIATSPIGEILGGVLYFSDMQYYGSGGSAPLEKNASGFRLLAVSNSARGLGVGKALSKTCIENAKKKGHKQVIIHTTEFMKIAWGMYEKLGFKKSEKLDFKQGNLQVYGFRLKLK from the coding sequence ATGAATCAAGATTTTCTGCCAGAGTTGCAACATTTAGGTTTTACCGCTCGCATAAAACGATTGAATGAAAAGATAGTCTCCAGTACCATAGACCACTACTCTACTTTAAATTTAAAAATTGAACCTAATTGGCATGTTATCTTTTTGCTTTTAAAACAAAAGGGAAGACTTACCGTAACAGAAATAGCCAATGCTTTGGGGTTTTCACACCCTGCAATGATAAAAGTGACCCGTAAAATGAAAAACCAAGGTTACTTGGACACTTTTAAGGATGAACAGGATGGTAGAAAAACCCTTATTCAGCTTTCCATAAAAGGGCAAGAATCACTGCCTATTTTTGAATTGGAATGGCATAGGATTCAAGAAGTGTTGAAAGAGGTGGTAAACGATGATTTTCTGGAAAAACTGACCCAATTAGAGCAAGAATTACAAAAGCAGAGTTTTAAAGAACGTTACAACAGACGGTTTGCTCCCAAAAAATCACATAAAGCATTTACAATTAGGAATGCAAAGCCATCAGAATTTAAAGAAATAGGAAAATTAATGGTTAAGGTCTACTCTGAATTAGAGGGATTTCCCAAAGCAAATGAGCAACCACAGTATTACAATACTTTAGCCAACATAGGAGACTTCACAAGAAAACCCGCTTCGGAGCTTTTGATTGCAACATCGCCAATTGGAGAAATCTTGGGTGGTGTTCTTTACTTCAGTGACATGCAATATTATGGTTCTGGAGGTAGTGCCCCTTTAGAAAAAAATGCATCTGGTTTTAGGCTGCTTGCAGTCAGCAATTCCGCACGGGGATTGGGAGTGGGAAAAGCGTTAAGCAAAACTTGTATTGAAAATGCCAAAAAGAAAGGGCATAAACAGGTTATCATTCATACTACCGAGTTTATGAAAATTGCTTGGGGTATGTATGAAAAACTTGGGTTTAAGAAATCAGAAAAGTTGGATTTTAAACAAGGAAATCTTCAAGTTTATGGGTTTAGACTAAAACTAAAGTAA
- a CDS encoding nuclear transport factor 2 family protein, with translation MKSYKFSFLYIFIFMWFSTACENQSQKLEAEQKEELITAIDRFNLAFANSEISVLESMVTNNYSHTNGTYEAIDKESWFQYLNKRDKEIEAGILTINSYEMKQLKVEFHDNTAIATAKVITSITKNGELSKNEYRVTNIWVYENGAWKRAGFHDGKIQ, from the coding sequence ATGAAATCTTACAAATTCTCATTTCTCTATATCTTCATCTTCATGTGGTTTTCCACTGCATGTGAAAACCAATCCCAAAAGTTGGAAGCGGAACAAAAAGAAGAACTGATTACAGCGATAGACCGGTTTAATTTGGCTTTCGCCAATAGTGAAATTTCCGTATTGGAATCCATGGTAACCAATAATTATAGTCATACAAATGGGACCTATGAAGCTATTGACAAAGAAAGTTGGTTTCAATATTTAAACAAGAGAGATAAAGAAATCGAAGCTGGTATTTTGACCATCAATAGTTATGAAATGAAGCAACTTAAGGTTGAATTTCATGATAATACTGCTATTGCCACAGCCAAAGTAATCACATCTATTACCAAAAATGGGGAACTAAGTAAAAATGAGTACCGAGTAACCAACATATGGGTCTATGAAAATGGGGCTTGGAAAAGAGCTGGTTTTCATGATGGCAAAATACAATAG
- a CDS encoding VOC family protein, with amino-acid sequence MKLGAFSISLAVKDLQVSKTFYEKMGFTVFAGEMERNYLIMKNGNSLLGLFQGMFENNILTFNPGWDENAQTLDAFDDVRDIQKALKKNGVALTSEADETTSGPASFMVMDPDGNTILIDQHV; translated from the coding sequence ATGAAACTAGGTGCTTTTTCTATAAGTCTAGCGGTAAAAGATCTTCAGGTTTCCAAAACATTTTATGAAAAAATGGGATTCACCGTTTTTGCCGGTGAGATGGAACGAAACTATCTTATAATGAAAAATGGTAACTCTCTCTTAGGGCTTTTTCAAGGTATGTTCGAAAACAACATTCTAACCTTTAACCCTGGTTGGGATGAAAATGCCCAAACTTTGGATGCTTTTGATGATGTTCGCGACATTCAAAAGGCCTTAAAGAAAAATGGGGTGGCACTAACATCCGAAGCTGATGAGACCACAAGCGGACCTGCCAGTTTTATGGTCATGGACCCAGATGGCAATACTATTCTAATTGACCAACATGTTTAG
- a CDS encoding superoxide dismutase family protein yields the protein MKKIVALPLALILITAFSCKQAKKEVEATSEEVVEEVVEEVVEVKSIKFSMEPKSDSSVSGEVTFTEENGTVVMKATLSGLTEGEHAIHIHEKADCSSADGKSTGGHWNPTFKPHAKWGAADGYHKGDIGNFVANAEGNATVDFATKEWCIGCDDETKNIVGKAVIVHQGVDDFTSQPSGAAGARVACTGIIQ from the coding sequence ATGAAAAAAATTGTTGCGCTTCCTTTGGCACTAATACTAATTACTGCTTTTAGTTGTAAGCAAGCTAAAAAAGAGGTAGAGGCTACTTCTGAGGAAGTTGTGGAAGAAGTGGTGGAAGAGGTAGTAGAAGTGAAGTCAATCAAATTTTCAATGGAACCAAAAAGTGATAGCAGTGTTAGTGGAGAAGTGACCTTTACGGAAGAGAATGGAACTGTAGTAATGAAAGCAACGCTGTCTGGCCTTACAGAAGGTGAACATGCGATTCATATTCATGAAAAAGCGGATTGTTCATCTGCTGATGGAAAATCCACAGGTGGACACTGGAACCCAACGTTTAAACCTCATGCCAAATGGGGAGCTGCTGATGGTTATCATAAAGGTGACATTGGTAATTTTGTGGCTAATGCTGAGGGTAATGCCACAGTTGATTTTGCTACCAAAGAATGGTGTATTGGCTGTGATGATGAAACCAAAAACATAGTTGGCAAAGCTGTTATTGTTCACCAAGGAGTAGATGATTTCACCTCCCAACCTAGTGGTGCAGCTGGTGCTCGTGTCGCTTGTACAGGAATTATTCAATAA
- a CDS encoding RNA polymerase sigma factor — protein MNLDDLILQFQKKDKTAFEKLYNMYAENICGVINTIIKDVERSQELCQDVFIKIWDKSDNYDASKGRFFTWILNIARNAAIDELRSKTHKNQKKNLPVHSFVGIYENSEDLNGKIDTIGLQSLLNGLKEKCILLIDLLYFKGYTQKEVSKELKTPIGTIKTRLRSCISELRKNVRL, from the coding sequence ATGAATTTAGACGACCTCATACTCCAATTTCAGAAAAAGGATAAAACTGCCTTCGAGAAATTGTATAATATGTATGCAGAAAATATTTGTGGAGTCATCAATACCATCATTAAAGATGTAGAACGTTCCCAAGAACTTTGCCAAGATGTTTTTATTAAGATATGGGATAAATCTGATAATTATGATGCGTCCAAAGGGCGTTTCTTTACATGGATTTTGAACATAGCCCGAAATGCTGCCATCGATGAACTGCGCTCAAAAACCCATAAAAATCAAAAGAAAAACCTCCCCGTACATTCTTTCGTAGGTATCTATGAAAATAGCGAGGATTTAAATGGTAAAATTGATACCATTGGGTTGCAATCCTTATTAAATGGCCTGAAAGAGAAATGCATCCTTTTGATAGATTTGCTTTACTTTAAAGGGTATACACAAAAAGAAGTATCTAAAGAACTAAAAACACCCATTGGCACTATTAAAACACGTTTACGGAGTTGTATTTCCGAATTAAGGAAAAACGTAAGATTATAA
- a CDS encoding RNA polymerase sigma factor, which yields MSNSSLTQSHELTTHFFRNEYGKLVAVITGYLGSENVETAEDIVQEALLKATEHWEMRGIPENPKAWLYTTAKNITLNILKRKKYQREYANTIQRSGLDETFSFSEEIIEDSQLKMMFSCCHPSISENSQIALILKILSGFSIAEIATAFFSNEQTISKRLVRGRKQMRTISIDLNSKNVVEERLDSVLKTIYLIFTEGYFPSHKNNVIRFDLCLEAIRLVKLLTESTNITNKTECYALLALMYFNISRFNSRISEDGEIIDLKEQDRSKWDAQLIQTGTQYLDRIIQGDTINKYSILATISANHCISSSYEKTNWPQILSLYDQLLLLEDSPIVHLNRIVAFSEVEGDEKAIDELFQLEARSDIANYYLYHFTMAELYKKSSQLKKAQTCYKQALHLASNERDKELLQKKINTLVLIPPSQLS from the coding sequence ATGAGCAATTCCAGTTTAACCCAGAGCCATGAGTTAACCACACATTTTTTTAGGAATGAGTATGGTAAACTTGTTGCTGTCATAACGGGTTATCTAGGATCAGAGAATGTTGAAACAGCTGAAGACATTGTACAAGAAGCTTTGTTGAAGGCAACAGAACATTGGGAAATGCGTGGTATTCCTGAAAACCCTAAAGCTTGGCTATACACCACCGCAAAGAACATTACTTTAAACATTCTTAAACGTAAAAAGTACCAACGTGAGTACGCCAATACTATTCAAAGATCAGGACTGGACGAAACATTTTCTTTTTCTGAGGAGATTATAGAAGACAGTCAGTTAAAAATGATGTTTTCTTGCTGTCATCCTTCAATTTCGGAAAACTCCCAAATTGCACTCATTTTAAAGATTTTATCAGGATTTAGTATTGCTGAAATAGCAACTGCATTCTTTTCCAATGAACAGACCATAAGTAAACGATTAGTGCGCGGAAGAAAACAAATGCGTACTATTTCCATTGATCTTAATTCAAAAAATGTTGTTGAAGAACGCTTGGATTCGGTACTTAAGACTATCTATCTAATTTTTACCGAAGGTTACTTTCCCTCCCATAAAAACAACGTTATCCGTTTTGACCTCTGTTTAGAAGCTATCCGTCTAGTAAAATTATTAACGGAAAGCACCAACATTACAAACAAAACAGAATGTTATGCTCTTTTAGCATTAATGTACTTCAACATATCTAGGTTTAATTCCCGCATTTCTGAAGATGGTGAAATCATTGATTTAAAAGAACAAGACCGTTCAAAGTGGGATGCTCAACTAATCCAGACAGGTACTCAATATTTGGATAGAATTATCCAAGGGGATACAATAAACAAGTACAGTATTTTGGCAACAATCTCTGCAAATCATTGTATTTCATCTTCCTATGAAAAAACTAACTGGCCCCAAATACTGTCTCTCTATGATCAATTATTACTACTGGAAGATTCTCCCATTGTACACCTAAACAGAATTGTTGCTTTTTCAGAAGTTGAAGGAGATGAAAAAGCAATTGATGAGTTGTTTCAACTGGAAGCTAGGTCAGACATTGCCAATTATTATCTCTATCATTTCACAATGGCAGAATTGTATAAAAAAAGTTCTCAGCTTAAAAAAGCGCAAACGTGCTATAAGCAAGCTTTGCACTTGGCAAGTAATGAAAGGGACAAGGAACTTTTACAAAAAAAAATCAATACCCTTGTCCTTATTCCTCCATCTCAATTGTCTTAG
- a CDS encoding (4Fe-4S)-binding protein has product MDITKEYSNGEVSVIWKPKLCEHAGICVKMLPNVYNPKEKPWIKAENATTAELKNQIAQCPSGALSYR; this is encoded by the coding sequence ATGGACATAACAAAAGAATATTCCAATGGAGAGGTTTCCGTAATCTGGAAACCAAAACTTTGTGAACATGCGGGGATTTGTGTGAAGATGCTCCCCAATGTTTATAACCCTAAAGAAAAACCGTGGATAAAGGCTGAAAATGCAACTACCGCAGAGTTGAAAAATCAAATTGCCCAATGCCCCTCAGGAGCTTTAAGTTACCGCTAA
- a CDS encoding amidohydrolase family protein, translated as MRTTFLILLFLTFVPIRAQLLLVPDQVFDGEALHSNWVVLVNENRITFAGPISSLKNSNSYKKRELKGMTLMPGIIEGHSHLLLHPYNETEWNDQVLKESPVERAIRGVVHAKKSLMAGVTTMRDLGAEGAGYTDVYLKKTIDDGIIPGPRLLVAGPAIVATGAYGPKGFHDGVTVPLGAEPVSGKADAIKEVRTQLGKGANFIKIYADYRWGKDEPSQPTFLQEEIDAMVATATSAGRYVVAHAGTPEGMRRAILGGVETIEHGDGGTMEIFKMMKEKGIGLCPTLAAGDAIERYKGWKKGKEPDTERIIKKKKSFKLALESGVDIVFGGDVGVYSHGENYRELELMVEYGMQPLKVLQSATSVNARIFHLNELGRIQKNFLADIIAVEGDPSKDIKKMRKVTYVMKDGVVYKE; from the coding sequence ATGAGAACTACTTTTCTTATTCTTTTATTCCTAACGTTCGTACCCATTAGGGCACAATTATTATTGGTTCCTGACCAAGTTTTTGACGGGGAGGCATTGCATTCAAATTGGGTAGTATTGGTAAATGAAAATCGAATTACTTTTGCTGGCCCTATCTCGAGTTTAAAAAATTCCAACTCATATAAAAAAAGGGAACTTAAGGGTATGACCCTAATGCCAGGAATCATAGAAGGACACTCCCATCTATTGTTACATCCTTACAATGAAACCGAATGGAACGATCAAGTATTAAAGGAATCTCCTGTAGAAAGAGCAATTAGAGGCGTAGTACATGCTAAAAAATCTTTGATGGCAGGGGTTACTACCATGCGAGATTTAGGAGCTGAAGGCGCTGGTTATACAGACGTCTATTTAAAAAAGACTATTGATGATGGTATAATTCCTGGACCACGATTGTTAGTAGCAGGTCCTGCCATTGTAGCCACAGGAGCCTATGGTCCAAAAGGATTTCATGATGGGGTTACTGTTCCATTGGGTGCAGAGCCCGTGAGTGGTAAGGCAGATGCTATTAAAGAAGTTCGGACGCAATTGGGAAAGGGTGCAAACTTCATAAAAATATATGCAGATTATCGCTGGGGTAAAGATGAGCCCTCTCAGCCTACCTTTTTACAGGAAGAAATAGATGCAATGGTAGCTACCGCCACAAGTGCAGGACGCTATGTTGTTGCCCATGCCGGCACACCAGAAGGGATGCGACGTGCCATATTAGGAGGTGTAGAAACTATTGAACATGGTGATGGAGGCACTATGGAAATCTTTAAAATGATGAAAGAAAAAGGAATTGGACTATGCCCTACTCTGGCAGCTGGTGATGCTATAGAACGCTACAAAGGCTGGAAAAAAGGAAAAGAACCAGATACTGAGCGAATCATTAAAAAGAAGAAGTCATTTAAACTCGCATTGGAATCTGGAGTGGACATTGTTTTTGGGGGTGATGTAGGGGTCTATTCCCACGGAGAAAATTATCGGGAACTGGAATTGATGGTTGAATATGGCATGCAACCCTTAAAAGTGCTGCAATCTGCTACTTCTGTTAACGCCCGTATCTTTCATTTGAATGAATTGGGGCGCATACAAAAGAATTTCCTTGCAGACATCATTGCTGTGGAAGGCGACCCTAGTAAAGACATTAAAAAAATGCGTAAGGTTACTTATGTAATGAAAGATGGGGTGGTTTATAAAGAGTAA
- a CDS encoding DUF2490 domain-containing protein: protein MKRLFLLFTLFSFFLSNAQLAGEDELGAWYMYFGTNKIAERFSIHTEAQFRFYETTGNFNQLLLRTGLNYHINPSAIATGGYGYISTDNTFLEFPGERNIKEHRIFEQFILKNKVWELLFEHRYRLEQRFLDFGTRNETQHRARYRIQVTLPLTDTFFLNFYDELFINLQNDLFGQNRLYGALGIHITENSSVQFGYLRNQFSNAVFDRLQIGFFYNPDLRGVFKKKKTSSN from the coding sequence ATGAAGAGATTATTTTTGCTTTTCACTTTGTTTTCTTTTTTCTTGAGTAACGCCCAACTAGCAGGCGAAGATGAGTTGGGTGCGTGGTATATGTATTTTGGGACCAATAAGATTGCAGAACGTTTCAGTATTCATACTGAAGCCCAATTTCGATTTTATGAAACCACAGGTAATTTTAATCAGCTATTGTTACGAACAGGTTTAAACTACCATATCAATCCCAGTGCAATAGCCACTGGCGGGTATGGATATATATCAACAGATAACACTTTTTTAGAGTTCCCAGGTGAACGAAACATCAAAGAACATAGAATCTTTGAGCAGTTTATTCTTAAAAACAAGGTTTGGGAATTACTTTTTGAGCACCGATACCGATTAGAGCAGCGTTTTTTGGATTTTGGCACTAGAAATGAAACACAGCATAGAGCCCGTTATCGTATCCAGGTGACACTACCGCTTACAGATACCTTCTTCTTAAATTTTTATGATGAGTTGTTTATCAATTTGCAAAATGACCTTTTTGGGCAAAATCGTCTTTATGGAGCTTTAGGAATTCATATCACAGAAAACAGTAGTGTTCAATTTGGATATTTACGAAACCAGTTCAGTAATGCTGTTTTTGACCGCTTGCAGATAGGATTCTTCTATAATCCCGACTTAAGAGGTGTGTTTAAAAAGAAAAAGACTTCCTCTAACTAA
- a CDS encoding bifunctional alpha/beta hydrolase/OsmC family protein — protein MALQKVTFKNTEGQTLVGRLELPVDRHPHNYAVFAHCFTCNKNLLAVKNIGKALTSHGFGVLRFDFTGLGESEGDFADTNFSGNVEDLVAAAKYLEENYEAPTLIIGHSLGGAASIFAASEISSIKAVATVGAPSNPVHVKHLLKSGVEEIQSTGKAVINLSGRDFTIKKQFLDDLETKSLPETAKALRKPLLVLHSPQDDTVGIKNAEEIYVAAHHPKSFVSLDGADHLLSRKEDSIYVGEVISGWAKRYLDVSEKIDSKLRTKHQVAASLAGDDGFTTQMKVGNHYMIADEPTSFGGNDFGPSPYELVSAGLSACTVMTIQMYARRKGWPVDNVEVHTSYSKSHAEDCANCESDQAKIDTFHREIKLTGNLDNKQKARIMQIADKCPVHKTLHSETQVITVLVP, from the coding sequence ATGGCCCTCCAAAAAGTAACATTTAAAAATACCGAAGGACAAACGCTGGTTGGGCGTTTAGAACTTCCTGTTGACAGACATCCACACAATTATGCAGTGTTTGCACATTGCTTCACATGTAATAAAAATCTGTTGGCCGTTAAGAATATAGGAAAGGCATTAACTTCTCATGGTTTTGGCGTTTTACGTTTTGACTTTACAGGTCTTGGAGAGAGCGAAGGTGATTTTGCGGACACTAATTTTTCAGGTAATGTTGAAGATTTAGTCGCAGCTGCAAAATATCTTGAAGAAAACTACGAAGCCCCCACCCTAATCATTGGACATTCATTAGGTGGCGCGGCTTCCATATTTGCTGCCAGCGAGATTTCGTCCATAAAAGCTGTTGCAACAGTTGGTGCGCCTTCAAATCCGGTACATGTAAAACATTTATTGAAGAGTGGCGTTGAAGAGATTCAATCCACAGGAAAGGCAGTAATCAATTTAAGTGGCAGGGACTTTACCATCAAAAAGCAATTTTTAGATGATTTAGAGACCAAATCATTGCCGGAGACAGCAAAAGCACTTCGCAAACCACTTTTAGTTTTACATTCTCCGCAAGACGACACTGTTGGAATTAAGAATGCTGAAGAAATTTATGTTGCAGCGCATCACCCCAAAAGTTTTGTTTCTCTGGATGGGGCCGATCATTTATTATCCAGGAAAGAAGACTCCATTTACGTAGGTGAGGTAATTTCGGGATGGGCCAAGCGTTATTTGGATGTTTCAGAAAAAATAGATTCCAAATTAAGAACCAAACATCAAGTTGCAGCAAGTTTAGCTGGTGATGATGGATTCACTACCCAAATGAAAGTCGGTAATCATTATATGATTGCAGATGAGCCCACTTCTTTTGGGGGTAATGACTTTGGACCTTCCCCATATGAGCTCGTCTCTGCTGGTCTTTCTGCATGTACTGTGATGACGATTCAAATGTATGCCAGAAGAAAAGGATGGCCGGTTGACAATGTTGAAGTACATACGTCTTACAGCAAATCACATGCAGAAGATTGTGCAAATTGTGAAAGTGATCAGGCAAAGATTGACACTTTTCATCGTGAAATTAAATTAACTGGAAATCTAGATAACAAACAAAAAGCCAGAATAATGCAGATTGCTGATAAATGTCCCGTGCACAAAACGCTTCATAGCGAGACGCAGGTAATCACTGTTCTTGTACCTTAG
- a CDS encoding anti-sigma factor domain-containing protein, translated as MDIEKYIASGILELYIAGALSPEENLEVQHYAIQYPEIQKEIEAIEAAILHLTKTASPELPVDGFKKLKSELDDVIPFLPTASEKKTPWSSYLGWAASLLLAVGLLWMYLENNNLKSEIEVTNQEKQSLEEILSGVRNEVTNQETLLQALRDKNVTVIDLGGQTVSPRSYAKAYWNKAEENVIIDAQGLPEPPDGYAYQVWSLKLDPLTPTSIGLLEDFVADNNKLFTLSNPNNTEAFGITLEPEGGSDTPNLKQLYTLGAVGP; from the coding sequence ATGGATATTGAAAAGTACATAGCATCCGGAATTTTAGAACTCTACATTGCTGGAGCACTTAGCCCAGAAGAAAATTTAGAGGTGCAGCACTATGCCATACAATATCCCGAAATTCAAAAAGAAATTGAGGCCATTGAAGCTGCAATCTTGCACCTGACCAAAACAGCTTCTCCAGAATTGCCTGTAGATGGTTTTAAGAAGTTAAAATCCGAATTAGATGATGTAATTCCATTTTTACCAACTGCTTCAGAAAAGAAAACTCCATGGAGCAGTTATCTAGGATGGGCCGCTTCCCTGTTATTGGCAGTAGGACTGTTATGGATGTACCTGGAAAACAACAATCTGAAATCGGAAATAGAGGTAACCAATCAAGAAAAGCAAAGTTTAGAAGAAATCCTTTCAGGAGTCCGTAATGAAGTAACCAATCAAGAAACATTACTTCAAGCATTACGTGATAAAAATGTTACTGTAATAGATTTAGGGGGGCAGACAGTGTCACCAAGGTCTTACGCCAAGGCCTATTGGAACAAAGCAGAAGAAAATGTCATTATCGATGCTCAAGGTCTACCCGAGCCTCCAGATGGTTATGCATATCAAGTCTGGTCTTTAAAATTAGATCCATTGACTCCTACCAGTATTGGTCTTCTGGAAGATTTTGTAGCAGATAACAACAAGTTGTTTACACTTTCCAATCCCAACAACACTGAAGCTTTTGGCATTACATTAGAACCAGAAGGAGGCAGTGATACACCTAACCTAAAGCAATTGTATACACTGGGAGCCGTTGGCCCCTAA
- a CDS encoding GNAT family N-acetyltransferase: MNSEYLLIDNVEAKEFQFRIGESIAKIEYIKAKEKIYLTHTEVPRDYEGKGVGSELIKQALENIKAHDLTLVPLCPFVAMYIKRHPEWKTLVLKGINIA; encoded by the coding sequence ATGAACTCTGAATACTTACTTATTGACAATGTTGAAGCAAAGGAATTTCAATTTAGAATAGGGGAATCCATTGCGAAGATTGAGTATATAAAGGCCAAAGAAAAGATTTATCTCACCCATACCGAAGTACCTAGGGACTATGAAGGCAAAGGTGTTGGCTCCGAACTTATTAAACAGGCTTTGGAAAACATTAAAGCACATGACTTAACACTAGTTCCTTTGTGCCCCTTTGTAGCCATGTATATTAAAAGACACCCGGAGTGGAAAACTTTGGTACTAAAGGGTATCAACATAGCTTAA
- a CDS encoding MFS transporter produces the protein MAQSKKNQFIDPSKSPVFYGYVILVIGTIGVYCSIPGQTIGVSVFTDPVKDALGLSRNQFSNAYMIGTIISSLVIGRAGVWFDRYGARYVAFFATLTLVTTLFLCSWSSQMSEFIKNVLNNNTWWIPFLLMTCLFFLLRFAGQGVLTMASRNMIMIWFDKNRGKVNMFSSVALSFGFSSSPIWINTLIDTNGWEVTWRYFAIGLLIFSVLVFLFYKNKPEEHGLLPDGDNVQISTKEKNKVLAHKQFTLKEAMNTRSFWMYGLMLAFNSFFITGLTFHIVSIFASEGFPKADAISIFLPGSVVAVTVSTIFNWLSDRLPLKLFLYLMLLGGILASVGFLFLASPIGVPFLIAGFGIMGGFFAVLNAIAWPRFYGRDHLGAITGKVMSFLILASALAPSIFSLCFSTFDSYSLVGYIGLAFLVFLLLGSLKANNPQ, from the coding sequence ATGGCCCAATCCAAAAAAAACCAATTTATTGACCCTTCAAAAAGTCCTGTTTTTTATGGCTATGTTATCTTGGTCATTGGCACCATTGGTGTCTATTGTAGTATCCCTGGCCAGACCATTGGTGTATCGGTTTTTACAGACCCCGTAAAAGACGCTCTGGGTCTTAGTCGTAATCAGTTCAGTAACGCGTATATGATAGGAACCATTATTAGTTCTTTGGTTATTGGGCGCGCAGGTGTTTGGTTTGATAGATATGGGGCACGGTACGTTGCTTTTTTTGCAACCCTAACTTTGGTAACAACGCTTTTTCTTTGTTCTTGGTCCTCACAAATGAGCGAATTCATAAAAAATGTATTGAACAACAATACTTGGTGGATCCCTTTCTTATTGATGACATGCCTTTTCTTTTTACTACGTTTTGCCGGGCAAGGAGTTTTAACAATGGCCTCTAGGAACATGATTATGATTTGGTTCGATAAAAACCGAGGCAAAGTAAACATGTTCAGCAGTGTAGCATTATCTTTTGGTTTCTCTTCTTCTCCTATTTGGATAAACACATTGATAGATACTAATGGTTGGGAGGTTACATGGCGGTACTTTGCCATAGGTTTGCTCATTTTTAGTGTTCTGGTTTTTCTATTCTATAAAAATAAACCAGAAGAACATGGCCTTTTGCCAGATGGTGACAATGTTCAAATAAGTACAAAAGAAAAAAACAAGGTATTGGCCCATAAACAATTCACACTAAAAGAAGCAATGAACACACGTTCCTTTTGGATGTATGGACTTATGTTAGCTTTCAATAGTTTTTTCATCACTGGGCTTACCTTTCATATCGTATCCATTTTTGCCAGTGAGGGTTTCCCAAAAGCTGATGCCATTTCTATCTTCTTACCTGGTTCTGTTGTCGCAGTAACGGTCTCTACAATTTTTAATTGGTTAAGTGACCGTCTTCCCTTAAAACTCTTCCTCTATTTAATGTTACTGGGAGGTATATTAGCTTCCGTCGGTTTTTTATTTTTGGCCAGTCCTATAGGGGTTCCTTTCCTAATTGCTGGTTTTGGTATTATGGGTGGTTTTTTTGCGGTATTAAATGCCATAGCTTGGCCTCGTTTTTATGGTCGTGATCATTTGGGAGCCATTACTGGAAAAGTAATGAGTTTTCTCATTTTAGCCAGTGCCTTGGCCCCTTCCATTTTTAGTCTTTGCTTTTCTACTTTTGACTCTTATAGTTTGGTAGGATACATAGGGCTGGCCTTCTTGGTGTTTTTACTTTTGGGAAGCTTGAAAGCCAATAATCCACAGTAA